The Musa acuminata AAA Group cultivar baxijiao chromosome BXJ1-8, Cavendish_Baxijiao_AAA, whole genome shotgun sequence genomic sequence cctagcatagtgcatgtgaggcgtagcccattggtggctccacgccgtaacgagtcctctgactccgtctacgggtagccctttcctaatcgagccccctcaccatgcccaaatgctaggtcggctctgataccattaaatTTATCACGTCcagaatttataaaaagaataataaatcagtaatttattatccataatttacataataaactctctccttttcttttcattcgtctttgaattcaaatcattatctttatagtagtagatattctattagctagaaaaatgacatcttcacggggtcacaagtctcttccacccaagcttcagatctattacacaatagtagattactctaaaaataaatataaaataaaaacacatcaaGGCCTCTGCTTTATGTCCCAAGCTACGGTTTAATGATTTCTACTTGAAGTCGCCCCCATCGGAGTCTTCAGCATTATTCCCCCCTCTTGCTCTAATCTCTGCAGCTAAGCTACAATTATAGGGAAATAATTATTTTCCCAGTAAATATTAATTAAAGTAGTATaaacagtaaaataataaatcgatcataaaataagattaatttttttatgtaaaaaaCTCAATATGAGATATAATGGGAAAGTATCTTAGAAAGCATAAATTATAAATCAGTACTGTTAAGATTGTAAAGCTTGTTGCaagaattcttcacataaaatataaactaaaattaATGAAGTTTAGCCATTCGATCATCtagcaaaaatataaaaatcttaacttttttttttttctttctctctgtTTCTTTCTCAGGTCACCACTGTTCTATACATGCACGCCTCTCGTGCCCTATCTGTGCATggcataattattattttttaataaattagatttgAGCTCAATGTCCAAATTCTAAGCCCACATAAGTTTGGAAAGAATAAACTATACGCCCACATTTCAACTTCTCTTACTTTGAAGCTATATGTCCAAATCATCTAAGCCCACATTTCAACTTCTCTTTCTTTGAAGCTGAACTAAAATGGAAAGAATAAACTATATATGGAGACCAAGTATAAGCGCATGGCGTATATGAATGCTCGTTCAAAGTAGCTAGCCGCTCGGGTCTTCTATAGATGAAGCAACTCGAGTCGAACCTCACAGTGAatgttgttacggtaagtaacttttttagccgtggcctcggggccatcGTGGCTcagttcgggggtccggatgtcggggatctcgggcggcgtccctcggggtccCCCGGCgaccgagcacggtggttcgggtcgggaggtcggttcggcaggtcgggtcggcggtttgggtcgggaggcagctccgccgcagcttcgggaagaggcgacaccgtctcgcacctgcacacaggtcgggccgggagctcggctcgacccctccgacgatcaagttagagaaagatgtggaggggattgtggatgaggcagaagaagagcctctgagtgttttgtgtctgagtgagttcctccccCCCCGGAGTAGATTGGCAATATTAGATTGATCGGGAACATTCTTGCGTTGCGTGATCATATCCAATTATCTCAAAAGTGCTATGCCCGGTATAACCATATGGTATTCATCCACCTTGTATATGATACTGAAGTCGTATAGCTcatttcatctctacgacaaaagatacattacagaattctaaccgcatagcactatctgtttgatcttgctactgtgttttttctatccaaattttcacgaaatttttatgacatctttgaaacttcctaatagcagatttacctttagttttgtcaaaaaattcttaatataaaccattgatcttttacgtctaatctgctatacttgaaaatctgcattgtaaaatttcagctacatattgttgccttaacccatctatttgtaatcttttttgaatgaaatttcttacacacttcatagatcatcttggcttccatctaaaattgatctattgaggaattcatctctaaaaacgattttgtgttgctgcaaattttcatcgtaaacaacTGAAATTTGGCTTCGTCacgccccctttttgatgatgacaaccacttgatgacggagttaaacttaactcccggagtttaaacaaactccccctatcaatatgccatattgatagaaactcttagattcaaaaatctaagcaacatgtcatcataattggagttaaccttaactcccagagtttaaacaaactccccctatcaatatgccatattgatagaaactcttggattcaaaaatccaagcaacatgtcatcataaacttatgcataacatgtcatgtcatcaacatacttctccccctttgtcatcaacaaaaaggagaagtaccacaatcaagtgtttgtgacgtaagtttaactcattgcatgaaaaacataatatctattgttaccatcatgcaagtttgttattattaaatggtaagatattaatatgtaaaattacgattcaagttcttgatatcttaacctgatatgacattcatagcacctattcatattgcAAGCTTAGAACACTATTCGAATAATTATAAGAGATGAATCATCCAAATAATTAGGCTTTTCTAATTAGGGTTCACTTTAAGGGGATCCACAAAACCTTTAAGACAAAGTTTGGCTTGTGCAACTTTATTACCCATATAGTTTTATTCTTTCGGATCATGTGAACCTTCTGCATGCATATCTTAAGAAAGTGCCGAAGAATAAGACGGTGGCTAGTATGTTTGtggtaattaatatattttattttgtcgCTGTACTTTTGCCTTGAAACCTTTCTCTTGTCGTCTTGTCACCGTGCAATGGAGTAAGGCTCAACTCTGAAATATAAGACTGCAAGTTGTCTTTGGTTGAGCATAATACATCAAAGCCCAATAAGAGataaaataattcatcaaatgataactaAATCTCTTCCTTTCTCTAATGATAATTAGCATGCTTTTTGCGATCTCCTCCTCCAATGGATCCACAAAACTTTTAAGACAAGGTTTGGCCTGTGCAACGCAGTCcagtaaaataataaagaaaacaaaTTTGTTGCCTTAGACCAACTCTGCCATCTCAACAATTGTTaccaattattatttatatttattaatatattataaatgtttTAACTTTATTACCATTGCAGTCTTCTGCGCCACCAACTCGTCTCTGGAAGCCATGGCAGGCCGCAAACGACATCGCGGAGTTGACGACAACCACTGTCACCTCCTTTTGATTCTTCTAGTGTTGCAGCTCGGTGACGAAATTTATATCACGATCCAAAGCTCTAATCTCATAACGTATACGTACCGACGTCACTTGATACGGCTGCAATACATCCGTTTCATATCACTGCTTGTTTCAGACAGATGGTGTTTTCCTACTCCGTGGGTCCGTATCTGCTACGTTTTCAACCCTATGGAAGTAGCGATGAGAAGACTGCCTCTCATAGGTAAAGAAAGAGCGGTCGGTGATAAACTCGACGAAACTGCAACTTGAGAAGAGAAAAGGCAAGTTTGCCTGGATATGAGTAAATGAACGACACTTCGTCCTCTCGATGCCAAaacacttgcatgatggtaattaTGTTCATAGCACATATTCATAGCTTAGAACACTATTAAAATGTGAACCCTAACACTATTTGGCTAATTATTAGTGAGGCAGTCTAATTAGAAAACGTAGCACAGCCCTCGGCTCGATGCCGCATCTTAAAATAATGCTTGTTCATACAATTACTTTTAATGACAACCACTCACCTGTCCAACTCTTACAAGACACAAAACATATGATTCTCCTAGACGTGGCTGCGTTTGTGTTGTCACCACGAGCCCTACATtgcatgagagataagatcatgtaaatatcaaaagacataattcatatattaaatctcctcttaaataaaatatcaagaagaatcataggagaacaaataatgaaaaatcttgattcataataaatcttaattcgtaaatatcaaggaatcaagatcatgacttggataaaaatttattcaaatttaaatcatcaaaatcattttcaaaatcattttcaagagattcacaaaagtgatacaaatagattcattaatcttctttttagaaaaattgataaagtaggaaaaataattttttcaaggagaaacctttcctctttttagttgtttcaatttatgtgatttatttcattcatgcatgtcaCGATGGAGTTGCCCGACGACGTCATATCGGACAATATGATCGATCTGATGATACCAGCGGAGGACTTGGTGCCGGTTCTTCTGACGCTTGCAGCCAAGTACCTCAGCGACTGCCCTCTTGCTCTCCAGCAACTGGAGGTACCAAACCACATGCTCCTTAATCCTTCATGCACGGTTTAAGATCTGGATTCATCTAGTATTTCTCGGATTAAGCCGTGCCATACATCatctccgaatgggttgatcaacGTTTTCTCAACCCAAACTAATGGCTTCCTCTCATAATCTCAGGAAGAGAACATGCAATTGAAGAAGAGCAAATCTCTCCTCGGGGAGACACTGCAGTGGACCGACTACATGTCCTTGTCCTTCACACAAGATGTAAGTTTGACAGTTAAAACTGAGGACATCGATGTGCAGTAAAAAATCATCAtgcgtacatgtatatatacacaaacatatacatatatacatacatactgaGACTAACATGGTAGTACTCGATATAGGTCATAACAGAGACGCTGCGTATGGGGAACATAATTAGCGGCATCATGCGCAAGGCCATGAAAGATGTGGAGATCAAAGGGCACCTGATCCCCAAGGGATGGTGCGTGTTCGCCTACTTCCGATCGGTCCACCTCGACGACGACCTCTACGAGGAGGCCTACTGCTTCAATCCATGGAGATGGAAAGTAACTGATCATATCCTTTAATAATTATTCGAGAGGGCTATGAATGTCAATAAATGCATATGTTAATAAATGAATAATTATAAGAGATAAATCATCCAATAGCTTAGAACACTATACGGGTAAAATTCCAAGTCATATTCATAGCACAGGGCTCTTCAAACAGCAGTTATTgaggaattttttgacaaaacactATTAAAAAACACAATAGTAGATTGGCAAGTTTAGAAAATaaatctactcttacaagacagcacatacttgctgcaacttccacggatttctgtcaaatctttgctaccatctatcacagatccaaaactttcaaccacagccctaaaactctactaaaccacaccctcaaattgcacccaaaactaccacaaaacaagcctaaatcgtagcctacatccaccaatccaccaacccttttgaccatcacttctctcaacctatacatacctttaacctaacaacaaaagagagatcttaacatcatagatttggaggcatatattatggcatctaaggaggtaatcaatgctaaattcgaagccttggaggcgcgaatggaggataagattcggatgctctttaccgaactcagattgggccgaccactaagaccgaagaaatcatatcaaagagagagctttgcccaatcacaccaagcccgaagagatgacttccaagggagggtaggctctatgaccaaccccaactatccatgcatgagagtgaacttccctagatgggaagaaggagacccgattgattggatctcgcatgcagagcgatattttcggtaccacaaaaccgcggatgtatctatggcgaaaattgcagctatacatcttgaaggggatgctatacagtggtttgactggtttgaacatacttatggagtcctttcatggcgacaattcaaagaaggactgctgattcgcttcagaccaatcgattacgagaatattgacgaacaactagcaaagatccaacaaacctccaccattcatgagtaccaaaccaggtttgaaaggttatctaatcaaactcatgattggtctcaaaaacagctattgtggaccttcattgagggcttgaagccgaagatccgaggagaagttaaagcgcgacaaccgtatacgcttgtggcagccatctctttcgcacgacatcaagaggagcaattgaaccatgaagctcggaggactagggtctctcctcaaccagtaatattgaagcccttagccccccctactgtcgaccaagtccctacactaaagaggttaacaagagaagagcttcgggagcgatatgcgaaggggttatgttggcattgtgacgagccgtggagccgtgagcatcgctgtagtaaagggggacttcttatgattgaaccgatagaagaagaggtcattgaacatccaaatgagagccttgaacataaagaagaagatgcagaagaagagccacaaccgaccgaagttacggtacatacactagctagttactcaaacccacaaacgatgaaaattggaggccttctcaaacaacaaccaatcactgttctcatcgacacgggcagtactactaacttcctaaatagtaagcttgctgttcggatatcattacctatcaagaatcgctgcaggtttgatgttaagatcaccgacggacggattttgaattgtgatcataggcgcttgcaggagaaactattgctgtaggaccaagagataattacagatttcttccttctccctcttaacaatcatgaggccatgctcagaattaaatggttgacgacattaggtgatatttcttggaattttatgaaactaattatgaaattttatagtaaggagaaacaggtgacattgcacgggaaacgtgggggcaacataacaacgatttgcacacaacaaatggagaatgttttgcataaagcatgcagcggctttttggtacaacttgagcagcaaactaagggagagccaacagaatttgaagatccaaatctacttcctttgcttgctgaattttcaaatatatttgacgaaccgcgcaacctacctcttacttgtcggcatgatcattgtataatgattcttccaggcaaatcttcagcaaatgcttagccatatcagtatccacatctccagaaggatgaaatagaaaggattataaaagagatgctcgaaacaggagttattcggccaagttgcaacctctactcttcgctggtgctacttgtacgcaagaaggacggaacaaggcgaatatgtgttgattactgagctctcaatggcataatcatcaagtacaaatactttattccaatagtagatgaattactagatgaaagggagcacaaatctttacaaagatggacctttgatctgggtatcatcaaatacgagcatgcgaagaagacatacggaaaaccaccttttgaacacacaacaaccatgaatttttgctttcttcaacaaaaagtggaatatcttgggcatatcatatcagaggaaggtgtggcagtggaccccttcaaaattggagcaatgcaaaactggccgacctcgagaaacataaaattgctacatggctttctgggtttaacaggctactaccgcaagttcgtgaaaaactatggaaagatcagtgcaccacttacttccttactagaaaaagatgtcttccaatggttggacagagcctccgctgccttcgacaaacttaaggcagccatgacgacgacgccggtgctaacactaccagatttcaaccgacccttcattattgaggcctacacatctggagtcagaattggagtcattctcatgcaagatggtcgaccactcgcatacactagcaaggcattatctccctccgatcaaaatgtgtcaacatatgataaggagatgctcgccattgtgcgcgcagcaacgaggtggagattgtacttgatcaggcgatactttcaaatcaagaccgaccataaaagcctaaaatatctcttggagcagaagatatcttcccccgagcagtaaaaatgggtaacaaaacttcttggatttgattttgaaataacttacaaaaaggggaaagagaatgttcttgtagatgcgctttcgcagctacccgagcaagttgaagtttcgaccgtttcacttccgaccagcgacttccttgaggatattaagatggaatggtaggaagattcagatactagtaagattataaaaaaattggaggaagcaccaagccccatggctcattacaattgggactcaaaagaattacactataagggacgcattgtgcttgtgacaaattctacttgcatcttcaatagcagattttggacaaagttattctatatgcagggtactaaattgaaaaggagtacgacatatcacccacaaaccaacagccaaccggaagttttaaacaggtgcttggagacagcccaaaaccacccaccaaatatgactacccaaagagaactccagacccagccatgtgccattattaatcgacggatcgtgactcgacgacgacgacccactaatgaagtgctaatacagtgggcaaacatactaaaagaagatgccacttgggagaactatgacgacttgaagatcaaattcccagaattcatgaatcatcagcctcgaggacaaggctgatttgaagagggcggctttgttaggactctagcttggagagtcctaattgagagggacattcatgtaaaaatgttaggactctagctaggagagtcctaattgagagggacattctgttaggactctagctaggagagtcctaattgtgaggggcattcatgtaggaggttttttcgtagagaagaattaggagttgtaagggaataggagtcttgagtaggagtcctattaggagttagttagaagtaagagtcttaagtaggagtcctattaggagttagagtttagaagccctataaatagccatgtattccttctcttttcaaaagcaatagatgaatcttttctgcagcctttgagcagcaacttggagggaggaacccctatagagttccaaggaggccgatcccctaaagagataaaccccaagtttagaatctgcaagggttctaacagctacctcctgtcaagagaggttgcaccgcccagtctcgctcggagactgagtccaggcggtgctacctcctggttggggcggttgcaccgcccagtctccctgggagacttagcccaggcggtgctacctcctggcttgggcggttgcacctcccacaacaatcagggtccgaatgggtagatccattcggcccaatttaggtttttcaggggcccaattgccccaagattaagctaatgggatcacctcccatttttaacttaatcattgtgctaactacgataaatcctaagacaatttctgcagcttgctccggtgcgtcaatcgcttcttccggcgagtttccggcgaacttccgtcgatcatccaatgaaccctcggtgatgctcctgcggacttccggcaaactcctggacttgcgacgatccacttggtgagttctgatgagcttcttttggcaagcttatggacttctcggatttgttcccgcagaacctccgacgactgtccgaacttccgtcgaactctcgaactcccaatgtgatcattgtcttgactccggcgcaactcctgctgcatgtctaactttcatcgtagttaatcctgcacacttatctcaacacatagattagacaacatcgatcgatcctccatctcgacgtctaatcttttgacatattccactccagcccaacattgattcttcataTTTTAATCATCTctttatgatcgaagctagttctgtgttactcaaaacgtagattagatcataaactctatcaattagtttcatcgtaAAAATCAACAATCCCtcttttttgataatgataaccaattgatgatgaagtttaaatCAAACTGCTCCTACCAATATACCATACTGATAGAAACGTAAATTCAGATATAAATTATGAATCGAAGTaaaatgttatcataaaattatgtataattaaaatttcaatacatcatttcatgtatgatcatcataatttctccattttttgtcatcaacaaaaaggaaaagtgcaactaacaattttttattcttgcaaactagcaatttaacaaatttttcattattttacaaaatagcaaattgttaaGTTTTGCTTATTGAGATGGGTAAAtagtaattttttgcttcattttacaatttgcaagctagcaaattcttctctttgaaatatgcaagctagcaagtttttctccttgaaatgtacaagctaacaagttttacattattttagaacatgcaagctagcaattttatctccccttttgtcattatgaaaaagaagggaagaatataattttataattcttttctctttacaataattatcaaatcatcacatgaagaatatcaagaaagatTAATTTGATAATgagatatataattcatgaatacaaaggaattatatataataaaactcaagtcataaagcttaaaaactcaattgacatatcatggttaatttggataaatatcctctttagtaaataacaaaagaattataggagaacaaataataaatgatctcgattcatggATAAGAATTCTTAAGTCATCAAGATTATGTTTTATAAAGTAAATTCTCAAGTTaagattatgagaaatcaagaaaaatcatgattcatattgaTAAttatcctctttagtaaatggcaaaagaaacatagaagaatagaATGGTAGAATATCTAGATTCATGTAtaaaaaaatcttatgattcatatagaaaatttcctcttaaataaaatgcaagaattATGCGAGAATACAGAGTAAGAGAtctagatttataaaaaaaaatctccagtataaaatatcaaaaaatcaagatcatgattatgataaaacttattcaaattcaaattatcaaaacatcaaaatcattttcaagagattcaaaatgatgtaaatagatttatcactaagaatcacttgttgaaaaatcaaaatgctttagagatattttcaagaaaaatatattctttcctttttattttgattcaagtgatttgatttcttacaatcatgcccaaattttttatgcttaatcaaaacatgcatcatcgtttaaaaccgaaagagcaaatttcatcatagaaatcatcaagatcaataaactataaatcataaaattcatcattactttaaatcatcatgcataaataaatcattaa encodes the following:
- the LOC135680315 gene encoding cytochrome P450 90D2-like gives rise to the protein MELPDDVISDNMIDLMIPAEDLVPVLLTLAAKYLSDCPLALQQLEEENMQLKKSKSLLGETLQWTDYMSLSFTQDVITETLRMGNIISGIMRKAMKDVEIKGHLIPKGWCVFAYFRSVHLDDDLYEEAYCFNPWRWKVTDHIL